One genomic window of Silurus meridionalis isolate SWU-2019-XX chromosome 22, ASM1480568v1, whole genome shotgun sequence includes the following:
- the si:ch1073-513e17.1 gene encoding sialin isoform X1 has protein sequence MALHDGWSINTVENQEEEETPLLQKQTKQLTAPRQCCSARYNLAFMMFFGFAVVYGLRVNLSVAMVAMVNTTDILPSFNASELNECPAPSPTSNSSSENTDQPNGVPRYPWNPQTQGYLLSAFFFGYLFTQIPGGYLSGRFGGRKFLGGGVLGTAILTILTPFAAQLGVNWLYALRALEGFGEGVTFPAMMALWACWAPPLERGRLTTISGAGGNFGAFIAFPLTGVICHSLGWPAVFYCCGGAGCIWALLWFIMVSDEPRTHPRISDREKEYIITSIGSEGGSHGWSVPLRSMVCSGPLWAIILTQMCSNWSYYTLLTSLPTYMDTVLHFDLRQNSFLSALPYLGGWLFSVLSGALADKLLEKEIMSITTIRKLFTFAGLILPAGLLVAVGFAGCSGVLAVTFLTLSTTLGGFSAAGVFINQLDIAPQYAGILLGITNTFGTLPGVAAPMAVGYLTNNHTLMGWRTVFYVSAGVSGFGALYYSLFGNGEIQSWALRENQSQGRTETETERKH, from the exons ATGGCACTACATGATGGATGGTCTATTAACACTGTGGAAAAtcaggaggaagaggaaacaCCACTGctgcagaaacaaacaaaacaacttaCAG cgcCTCGTCAGTGCTGCTCTGCGAGATACAACCTGGCCTTCATGATGTTCTTTGGTTTTGCTGTGGTGTACGGGCTCCGGGTCAATCTCAGTGTTGCAATGGTAGCAATGGTCAATACAACTGACATCCTGCCATCTTTCAATGCCagtgaattaaatgaatgtCCAGCACCTTCTCCTACCTCTAACAGCAGCAGTGAAAATACAGATCAGCCAAATGGA GTGCCAAGATACCCATGGAATCCTCAGACTCAGGGATACCTGCTGAGTGCATTCTTTTTTGGGTACCTTTTCACCCAGATCCCTGGGGGCTACCTGTCAGGTCGCTTTGGTGGGAGGAAGTTCCTTGGAGGAGGAGTGCTGGGTACAGCTATCCTCACCATCCTCACTCCTTTTGCTGCTCAGCTTGGTGTCAATTGGCTGTATGCTCTGAGGGCTTTGGAGGGTTTTGGTGAA ggtGTGACATTTCCTGCCATGATGGCTTTATGGGCATGCTGGGCTCCTCCATTGGAACGAGGTCGTCTGACTACTATCTCAGGAGCAGGAGGAAATTTTGGTGCTTTCATTGCCTTTCCTCTTACAGGCGTCATATGTCACAGTCTTGGCTGGCCTGCAGTCTTCTACTGCTGTG GGGGAGCAGGATGTATTTGGGCACTGCTGTGGTTCATCATGGTGTCCGATGAACCTCGCACACATCCAAGAATAAGTGACCGAGAAAAAGAGTACATTATCACGTCTATAGGTTCAGAG GGAGGCTCCCATGGTTGGTCAGTCCCCCTCAGGTCCATGGTGTGCTCAGGCCCACTCTGGGCCATCATCTTAACACAGATGTGCTCTAACTGGTCATACTACACTCTGCTTACCTCGCTGCCTACCTACATGGACACAGTGCTGCACTTTGACCTGCGCCAG AACTCCTTCCTGTCGGCATTACCCTACTTGGGTGGCTGGTTATTTTCTGTGCTCTCTGGTGCATTAGCGGACAAGCTTTTGGAGAAGGAGATAATGAGTATAACGACTATCCGTAAACTCTTTACTTTTGCAG gTTTGATCTTGCCAGCAGGACTCTTAGTTGCTGTTGGATTTGCCGGGTGCAGTGGTGTCCTAGCTGTTACCTTTCTTACTTTGTCCACAACTCTTGGGGGCTTCAGTGCAGCTGGAGTCTTTATTAACCAGCTTGATATTGCTCCACA GTATGCTGGCATACTACTTGGGATCACCAACACTTTTGGCACTCTCCCTGGTGTAGCTGCACCAATGGCAGTGGGTTACCTTACCAACAAT CACACACTGATGGGTTGGAGGACCGTCTTCTATGTGTCAGCAGGAGTGAGTGGATTTGGAGCCTTATACTACTCATTGTTTGGCAATGGAGAGATCCAAAGTTGGGCACTAAGGGAGAACCAGTCACAAGGGAGAACAGAGACTGAGACTGAAAGAAAACACTAA
- the si:ch1073-513e17.1 gene encoding sialin isoform X2 — MALHDGWSINTVENQEEEETPLLQKQTKQLTAPRQCCSARYNLAFMMFFGFAVVYGLRVNLSVAMVAMVNTTDILPSFNASELNECPAPSPTSNSSSENTDQPNGIPGGYLSGRFGGRKFLGGGVLGTAILTILTPFAAQLGVNWLYALRALEGFGEGVTFPAMMALWACWAPPLERGRLTTISGAGGNFGAFIAFPLTGVICHSLGWPAVFYCCGGAGCIWALLWFIMVSDEPRTHPRISDREKEYIITSIGSEGGSHGWSVPLRSMVCSGPLWAIILTQMCSNWSYYTLLTSLPTYMDTVLHFDLRQNSFLSALPYLGGWLFSVLSGALADKLLEKEIMSITTIRKLFTFAGLILPAGLLVAVGFAGCSGVLAVTFLTLSTTLGGFSAAGVFINQLDIAPQYAGILLGITNTFGTLPGVAAPMAVGYLTNNHTLMGWRTVFYVSAGVSGFGALYYSLFGNGEIQSWALRENQSQGRTETETERKH; from the exons ATGGCACTACATGATGGATGGTCTATTAACACTGTGGAAAAtcaggaggaagaggaaacaCCACTGctgcagaaacaaacaaaacaacttaCAG cgcCTCGTCAGTGCTGCTCTGCGAGATACAACCTGGCCTTCATGATGTTCTTTGGTTTTGCTGTGGTGTACGGGCTCCGGGTCAATCTCAGTGTTGCAATGGTAGCAATGGTCAATACAACTGACATCCTGCCATCTTTCAATGCCagtgaattaaatgaatgtCCAGCACCTTCTCCTACCTCTAACAGCAGCAGTGAAAATACAGATCAGCCAAATGGA ATCCCTGGGGGCTACCTGTCAGGTCGCTTTGGTGGGAGGAAGTTCCTTGGAGGAGGAGTGCTGGGTACAGCTATCCTCACCATCCTCACTCCTTTTGCTGCTCAGCTTGGTGTCAATTGGCTGTATGCTCTGAGGGCTTTGGAGGGTTTTGGTGAA ggtGTGACATTTCCTGCCATGATGGCTTTATGGGCATGCTGGGCTCCTCCATTGGAACGAGGTCGTCTGACTACTATCTCAGGAGCAGGAGGAAATTTTGGTGCTTTCATTGCCTTTCCTCTTACAGGCGTCATATGTCACAGTCTTGGCTGGCCTGCAGTCTTCTACTGCTGTG GGGGAGCAGGATGTATTTGGGCACTGCTGTGGTTCATCATGGTGTCCGATGAACCTCGCACACATCCAAGAATAAGTGACCGAGAAAAAGAGTACATTATCACGTCTATAGGTTCAGAG GGAGGCTCCCATGGTTGGTCAGTCCCCCTCAGGTCCATGGTGTGCTCAGGCCCACTCTGGGCCATCATCTTAACACAGATGTGCTCTAACTGGTCATACTACACTCTGCTTACCTCGCTGCCTACCTACATGGACACAGTGCTGCACTTTGACCTGCGCCAG AACTCCTTCCTGTCGGCATTACCCTACTTGGGTGGCTGGTTATTTTCTGTGCTCTCTGGTGCATTAGCGGACAAGCTTTTGGAGAAGGAGATAATGAGTATAACGACTATCCGTAAACTCTTTACTTTTGCAG gTTTGATCTTGCCAGCAGGACTCTTAGTTGCTGTTGGATTTGCCGGGTGCAGTGGTGTCCTAGCTGTTACCTTTCTTACTTTGTCCACAACTCTTGGGGGCTTCAGTGCAGCTGGAGTCTTTATTAACCAGCTTGATATTGCTCCACA GTATGCTGGCATACTACTTGGGATCACCAACACTTTTGGCACTCTCCCTGGTGTAGCTGCACCAATGGCAGTGGGTTACCTTACCAACAAT CACACACTGATGGGTTGGAGGACCGTCTTCTATGTGTCAGCAGGAGTGAGTGGATTTGGAGCCTTATACTACTCATTGTTTGGCAATGGAGAGATCCAAAGTTGGGCACTAAGGGAGAACCAGTCACAAGGGAGAACAGAGACTGAGACTGAAAGAAAACACTAA
- the ppt1 gene encoding palmitoyl-protein thioesterase 1 → MGAHNMASLLFFGSLLLLLGAVQGSNNTIPLVMWHGMGDNCCNPLSMGAIKKMVEEELPGIYVVSLMIGKTVTQDTESGFFMDVNTQVAFACDKIAQDPKLKGGYNAMGFSQGAQFLRAVAQRCPNPPMKNLISVGGQHQGVYGLPRCPGESSHICDWIRKALDSGAYTNAVQKHLVQAQYWHDPLNNDLYKQRSLFLADINQERVVNETYKKNLMTLEKFVMVKFLQDTMVDPVISEWFGFFKIGQGQETETLQESTLYKEDRLGLAEMDKAGKLVFLECDGDHLQFTREWFNAKLIPYLQ, encoded by the exons ATG ggCGCACACAACATGGCATCGCTGCTGTTTTTTGGATCACTGCTTTTGCTCTTAGGAGCAGTTCAAGGGTCCAATAACACCATCCCTCTAGTCATGTGGCATGGAATGG GGGATAACTGCTGCAACCCACTGAGCATGGGTGCTATAAAGAAAATGGTGGAAGAGGAACTGCCTGGTATATACGTGGTGTCGCTCATGATTGGAAAGACTGTAACACAG GACACAGAAAGTGGATTTTTCATGGATGTTAATACGCAAGTGGCTTTTGCATGTGATAAAATAGCACAAGACCCTAAACTGAAGGGAGGATACAATGCAATGGGCTTTTCTCAGGGTGCACAATTTCT acgTGCTGTGGCACAAAGATGTCCAAACCCTCCAATGAAGAATCTCATCTCAGTTGGTGGACAGCATCAAG GAGTTTATGGTTTGCCTCGATGCCCTGGTGAAAGTTCTCATATTTGTGACTGGATACGAAAAGCACTGGATTCTGGGGCTTACACAAATGCAGTGCAGAAACA CTTGGTACAGGCACAGTACTGGCACGATCCACTCAACAATGACCTGTACAAACAGCGTAGTCTGTTTCTTGCTGATATAAATCAAGAGCGG GTGGTGAATGAGACCTACAAGAAGAACCTCATGACTTTAGAGAAGTTTGTAATGGTAAAGTTTCTACAAGACACCATGGTGGACCCTGTGATATCAGAG TGGTTTGGCTTCTTTAAAATTGGTCAGGGTCAGGAGACTGAGACTTTGCAGGAAAGTACCTTATATAAAGAG GATCGTCTGGGACTGGCAGAGATGGATAAAGCTGGGAAACTGGTGTTCCTTGAGTGTGATGGAGATCATTTACAGTTTACTCGAGAGTGGTTCAATGCCAAATTAATCCCTTATTTGCAATAA
- the cap1 gene encoding LOW QUALITY PROTEIN: adenylyl cyclase-associated protein 1 (The sequence of the model RefSeq protein was modified relative to this genomic sequence to represent the inferred CDS: deleted 2 bases in 1 codon) → MAELANLVQRLEVAVGRLEAISSSGGAGGCPVAGGAVSAYVEAFDGLISGSVAEYITLSQKIGGDVLKHADMMKQAFTCQRQLLVTASCSQKPSDAILTSLLAPVSKVIQQVQAFREQNRSSPLFNHLSAVSESVPALGWVAMAPKPGPYVKEMQDAAMFYTNRVLKDYKDKDKTHVDWVKAYLSIWTELQAYIKQHHTTGLVWSKSGPVASASGASSAPSGGAAPPPPPGPPPPPAALDKAGGGDAETSRNALFASLNKGADITKGLKHVSNTQKTHKNPQLRSQTGPLHSGPKPFSSARPTASAAQARSLPPVLELEGKKWRVENHDGAQGLVISETELKQVVYAFKCSNSTLQIKGKINSITVDNCKKLGLVFDDVVGIVEFINCKDVKIQVLGKVPTISINKTDGCHVYLSKDSLSCEIVSAKSSEMNVLVPGKDGDFTEIPVPEQFKTVWDGKKLVTSATEIAG, encoded by the exons ATGGCAGAGCTGGCGAATCTGGTGCAGAGGTTGGAGGTTGCGGTTGGTCGTCTGGAGGCCATTTCCAGCAGTGGAGGTGCAGGTGGCTGTCCTGTAGCTGGTGGAG CTGTATCTGCATATGTGGAGGCTTTCGATGGCCTGATCTCAGGCTCTGTTGCTGAGTACATTACCCTGAGTCAGAAGATAGGTGGTGATGTTCTGAAGCAT GCTGATATGATGAAGCAAGCTTTTACCTGTCAGAGGCAACTTTTGGTGACTGCCTCCTGCTCTCAGAAACCCTCTGAT GCCATTCTGACATCTCTGCTGGCTCCAGTGTCTAAAGTGATCCAGCAAGTGCAGGCGTTCAGAGAGCAGAACcgttcctctcctctcttcaaCCACCTCTCTGCAGTCAGTGAAAGTGTGCCCGCACTGGGCTGGGTTGCCATG GCCCCTAAGCCTGGTCCTTATGTCAAGGAAATGCAGGATGCTGCCATGTTCTATACAAACCGTGTGCTGAAAGATTACAAAGACAA GGACAAAACTCATGTTGACTGGGTTAAGGCCTATTTGTCAATCTGGACTGAGCTGCAAGCATACATAAAGCAGCACCACACCACTGGGCTGGTCTGGAGCAAGAGT GGTCCAGTTGCCTCAGCATCTGGAGCTTCTTCTGCTCCAAGTGGAGGtgctgctcctcctcctcctcctggcCCCCCTCCTCCACCTGCTGCTCTGGacaaggcaggaggtggagatgCAGAGACA AGTCGTAATGCCCTCTTTGCCTCCCTTAACAAAGGAGCTGATATAACTAAAG GGTTGAAGCATGTGTCCAATACCCAGAAGACCCATAAGAACCCTCAGCTGAGATCTCAGACAGGCCCTCTGCACTCTGGACCTAAACCTTTCTCATCTGCTCGACCAACTGCCAGTGCTGCCCAGGCTCGCTCTCTGCCTCCAGTGCTGGAGCTAGAAGGCAAAAAATGGAGAGTG GAGAACCACGATGGTGCTCAGGGTCTCGTGATCAGTGAGACAGAGCTCAAACAGGTGGTGTATGCCTTCAAGTGCAGCAACAGCACACTGCAAATAAAGGGAAAGATCAACTCAATCACTGTAG ACAACTGCAAGAAGTTGGGCCTTGTTTTTGATGATGTTGTGGGTATTGTGGAATTTATCAACTGCAAGGATGTGAAAATTCAG GTTCTGGGCAAGGTTCCAACCATTTCCATCAATAAGACTGATGGTTGCCATGTGTACCTGAGTAAGGACTCCCTGTCGTGCGAGATCGTCAGTGCCAAGAGCTCAGAGATGAATGTGCTGGTGCCTGGCAAAGATGGAGACTTT acTGAAATCCCAGTCCCTGAGCAATTTAAAACCGTATGGGATGGCAAAAAGCTGGTCACTTCAGCCACAGAGATTGCCGGATAA